From a single Maylandia zebra isolate NMK-2024a linkage group LG3, Mzebra_GT3a, whole genome shotgun sequence genomic region:
- the LOC143414893 gene encoding uncharacterized protein LOC143414893 isoform X1, which yields MEYKKSKSKERQAFNCGAKLKLKQQSKPVKINIGIMAKQQTDLKPLRGKTLPLFISPEITAPDLLKQAVEKMITFNKDLVEGPYVLLYPDCTEVINVPGTERPFRLADYKDEIGKNYNRISLFICPESHFKQALIAEDGTSDSDPEIVITSRSTAEFNQADTLVFKPQDQSTPNGKHAEKEHAPGPSSTIQPCQIVISDTEDLDHQNETNPVMSPYSKYADLCAPCIEDEDEELVEVASPMDSKTLEDVNITLPDIIANLSSAIHHGSVSRFNISRANVWDGAVRGFRRLSYSETNDMLVKFTDDAGILEEGLDAGGPKREFLSLLMKHMKDRPIFDGPEGHRFLVYNAKAVREDDYYLAGKMIAVSVVHGGPGPHFLSEELVHYLAGQTSVKATVASVTDDDIGKALLEVRTAQDLNAG from the exons ATGGAGTACAAAAAATCAAAATCCAAAGAGCGTCAAGCCTTCAACTGTGGAGCAAAATTAAAACTCAAGCAACAGAGTAAACCTGTCAAG ATCAATATAGGAATAATGGCGAAACAACAAACGGACTTAAAACCGCTAAGAGGGAAAACACTGCCCTTATTTATTAGCCCCGAAATTACAGCCCCTGACCTCCTGAAGCAGGCTGTAGAAAAAATGATAACATTCAACAAGGACTTGGTGGAGGGACCATATGTCCTTTTGTATCCCGACTGCACAGAGGTGATAAATGTGCCTGGGACAGAAAGGCCATTCCGACTGGCAGACTACAAAGATGAAATAGGAAAGAACTACAACAGGATTTCTCTTTTCATTTGCCCAGAGAGCCACTTCAAACAAG CTCTGATTGCAGAGGATGGTACCTCAGACTCAGACCCTGAGATTGTGATTACATCAAGAAGCACAGCTGAGTTCAACCAGGCAGACACATTG GTTTTCAAACCACAAGACCAGAGTACCCCTAATGGTAAACATGCAGAGAAGGA ACATGCTCCAGGACCTTCATCTACCATACAGCCATGTCAG aTTGTAATATCTGATACAGAGGATCTTGATCACCAAAACGAAACAAATCCAGTCATGAGTCCCTATAG TAAATATGCAGACCTGTGTGCCCCCTGCATTGAGGACGAGGATGAAGAGCTGGTTGAAGTTGCTTCACCGATGGATTccaaaacact GGAAGACGTTAACATTACTCTACCTGACATCATTGCAAACTTATCCAGTGCTATTCATCATGGAAGTGTCAGCAGATTCAACATCTCAAGAGCAAATGTCTGGGATGGAGCAGTCAGGGGTTTCAGGCGGTTGTCATACTCTGAAACCAATGACATGTTGGTTAAATTTACTGATGATGCTGGCATTCTAGAAGAAGGACTTGATGCAGGTGGCCCAAAACGAGAGTTTTTGAGTCTGctaatgaaacacatgaaagatCGTCCCATTTTTGATGGACCAGAAGGACATCGATTCCTCGTCTACAATGCAAAGG CTGTAAGAGAGGATGACTACTACCTAGCAGGAAAGATGATAGCTGTGTCAGTTGTGCATGGTGGTCCAGGGCCCCATTTCCTGTCAGAAGAGCTGGTACATTATCTTGCAGGCCAGACTTCAGTAAaagcaacagttgcctcagtCACAGATGACGACATAGGGAAAGCTTTACTAGAGGTGAGGACAGCGCAGGATTTGAATGCAGGATAG
- the LOC143414893 gene encoding uncharacterized protein LOC143414893 isoform X2: MEYKKSKSKERQAFNCGAKLKLKQQSKPVKINIGIMAKQQTDLKPLRGKTLPLFISPEITAPDLLKQAVEKMITFNKDLVEGPYVLLYPDCTEVINVPGTERPFRLADYKDEIGKNYNRISLFICPESHFKQALIAEDGTSDSDPEIVITSRSTAEFNQADTLVFKPQDQSTPNGKHAEKEHAPGPSSTIQPCQIVISDTEDLDHQNETNPVMSPYSKYADLCAPCIEDEDEELVEVASPMDSKTLEDVNITLPDIIANLSSAIHHGSVSRFNISRANVWDGAVRGFRRLSYSETNDMLVKFTDDAGILEEGLDAGGPKREFLSLLMKHMKDRPIFDGPEGHRFLVYNAKDRQCWFSGCPA, translated from the exons ATGGAGTACAAAAAATCAAAATCCAAAGAGCGTCAAGCCTTCAACTGTGGAGCAAAATTAAAACTCAAGCAACAGAGTAAACCTGTCAAG ATCAATATAGGAATAATGGCGAAACAACAAACGGACTTAAAACCGCTAAGAGGGAAAACACTGCCCTTATTTATTAGCCCCGAAATTACAGCCCCTGACCTCCTGAAGCAGGCTGTAGAAAAAATGATAACATTCAACAAGGACTTGGTGGAGGGACCATATGTCCTTTTGTATCCCGACTGCACAGAGGTGATAAATGTGCCTGGGACAGAAAGGCCATTCCGACTGGCAGACTACAAAGATGAAATAGGAAAGAACTACAACAGGATTTCTCTTTTCATTTGCCCAGAGAGCCACTTCAAACAAG CTCTGATTGCAGAGGATGGTACCTCAGACTCAGACCCTGAGATTGTGATTACATCAAGAAGCACAGCTGAGTTCAACCAGGCAGACACATTG GTTTTCAAACCACAAGACCAGAGTACCCCTAATGGTAAACATGCAGAGAAGGA ACATGCTCCAGGACCTTCATCTACCATACAGCCATGTCAG aTTGTAATATCTGATACAGAGGATCTTGATCACCAAAACGAAACAAATCCAGTCATGAGTCCCTATAG TAAATATGCAGACCTGTGTGCCCCCTGCATTGAGGACGAGGATGAAGAGCTGGTTGAAGTTGCTTCACCGATGGATTccaaaacact GGAAGACGTTAACATTACTCTACCTGACATCATTGCAAACTTATCCAGTGCTATTCATCATGGAAGTGTCAGCAGATTCAACATCTCAAGAGCAAATGTCTGGGATGGAGCAGTCAGGGGTTTCAGGCGGTTGTCATACTCTGAAACCAATGACATGTTGGTTAAATTTACTGATGATGCTGGCATTCTAGAAGAAGGACTTGATGCAGGTGGCCCAAAACGAGAGTTTTTGAGTCTGctaatgaaacacatgaaagatCGTCCCATTTTTGATGGACCAGAAGGACATCGATTCCTCGTCTACAATGCAAAGG ATCGACAGTGCTGGTTCAGTGGATGTCCTGCGTGA